A stretch of the Pseudomonadota bacterium genome encodes the following:
- a CDS encoding AMP-binding protein: protein MSDFVWVPQREWIENANVSRLMAKLGYAVDPHSAPRTEEAARAFIKRSQQDPEWFWAAALDDMGFVWETPYERLLDTSRGNAWADWFVGGRTNIVLNCVDRHANGPNPTKIALIAETEDEATRCVSYAALAAHVAKVANALVALGVGPGDRVACYMPMLAEVVFAMLATHKVGAVFVPIFSGYAPPAVRERLEDADVKLVFTADGSLRRGRTLPLKAELDQAIADLPELRHTIVLRRAGTSVGCPMTAGRDHYWHELVEGQSSRAGTVAAKAMDTALILYTSGTTGKPKGTVHTHAGCLAQTGKELRYNFDLRPDDVFWWFTDIGWMMGPWEIIGCFMHGATLVVFEGAPDYPAPDRIWRSVEQHRVTTLGISPTAVRLLMRGGDGWVDPYGMPTLRLLGSTGEPWDAESYTWYFEHVGRGRCPVINISGGTDIVGCFLAPLPIMPLKSTTLQSPGLGMAVDVFDEGGQSVTDEVGYLVCTKPAPSMTRGLWKQPDAYLEAYWSKFPEVWNHGDWAKVDRQGYWFLFGRADDTMNVAGRRVGPGEIEATLIGHDAVSEAAAVGVPDRLKGTEIVCFVVLPPAHEPSEQLRSELGQAVVAALGKVDRPKAVLFVDDLPKTRSAKILRRLIRRRYLGDQDLGDLSSVANPEAIEAIARAR from the coding sequence ATGAGCGATTTCGTCTGGGTTCCGCAGCGAGAGTGGATTGAAAACGCCAACGTCAGCCGGCTGATGGCAAAGCTCGGCTACGCCGTGGACCCGCACAGCGCCCCGCGCACCGAGGAGGCGGCGCGCGCGTTCATAAAACGCAGCCAGCAAGACCCCGAATGGTTTTGGGCAGCGGCTCTGGATGACATGGGCTTCGTGTGGGAGACGCCCTACGAGCGCCTGCTCGACACCTCGCGCGGCAACGCCTGGGCAGACTGGTTCGTAGGAGGACGCACCAACATCGTGCTGAACTGCGTCGACCGCCACGCGAACGGTCCGAATCCGACCAAGATCGCGCTTATCGCCGAAACAGAGGACGAAGCCACGCGCTGTGTGAGCTACGCCGCGCTCGCGGCCCATGTGGCCAAGGTGGCCAACGCCCTTGTGGCCTTGGGGGTCGGCCCGGGGGATCGCGTGGCCTGCTACATGCCGATGCTCGCGGAAGTCGTCTTCGCCATGCTCGCCACCCACAAGGTTGGCGCCGTTTTCGTCCCGATCTTCTCTGGCTACGCACCGCCCGCCGTGCGCGAACGACTCGAGGACGCCGACGTCAAGCTGGTGTTCACAGCCGACGGCTCGCTGCGCAGGGGGCGGACGCTGCCGCTCAAGGCCGAGCTCGATCAAGCCATCGCGGACTTGCCCGAGCTTCGCCATACCATCGTGCTGCGCCGCGCCGGAACCAGCGTTGGCTGTCCGATGACGGCGGGGCGCGACCACTACTGGCATGAGCTCGTGGAGGGCCAGAGCAGCCGGGCCGGCACCGTGGCCGCCAAGGCCATGGACACGGCCTTGATCCTGTATACGAGCGGGACCACCGGCAAGCCCAAGGGCACGGTGCACACGCATGCCGGCTGCCTCGCGCAAACGGGCAAGGAGCTGCGCTACAACTTCGATCTCCGGCCGGACGACGTGTTTTGGTGGTTCACGGACATCGGCTGGATGATGGGACCGTGGGAGATCATCGGTTGCTTCATGCACGGCGCCACCCTGGTGGTGTTCGAGGGCGCCCCGGACTATCCCGCGCCCGATCGCATCTGGCGCAGCGTCGAGCAGCACCGTGTGACAACGCTGGGCATCAGTCCCACGGCCGTGCGCTTGCTGATGCGCGGGGGCGATGGCTGGGTCGACCCGTACGGCATGCCGACGCTTCGCCTGCTCGGCAGCACGGGGGAGCCCTGGGATGCGGAAAGCTACACGTGGTACTTCGAGCATGTCGGCCGCGGGCGCTGCCCGGTGATCAACATCAGCGGGGGCACGGACATCGTTGGCTGTTTCCTCGCTCCGCTGCCCATCATGCCGCTCAAGTCCACGACGCTCCAGAGCCCGGGCTTGGGGATGGCAGTCGACGTGTTCGACGAGGGCGGCCAAAGCGTAACCGACGAGGTGGGCTATCTTGTTTGCACCAAACCCGCCCCCTCGATGACGCGGGGGTTGTGGAAACAACCGGACGCCTATCTCGAGGCCTACTGGTCCAAGTTTCCCGAGGTCTGGAACCATGGGGACTGGGCCAAGGTCGATCGGCAAGGCTACTGGTTTTTGTTCGGCCGCGCGGACGACACCATGAATGTCGCCGGCCGCCGGGTGGGTCCCGGCGAGATCGAGGCCACCCTGATCGGCCACGACGCCGTGAGCGAGGCCGCGGCGGTAGGCGTGCCCGACCGCCTCAAGGGTACGGAAATCGTGTGCTTCGTGGTCTTGCCTCCGGCACATGAACCCAGCGAACAGCTGCGCAGCGAGCTAGGTCAGGCGGTCGTCGCAGCGCTGGGCAAGGTGGACCGCCCCAAGGCCGTGCTCTTTGTCGACGACCTGCCCAAAACGCGCAGTGCCAAGATCCTCAGGCGCCTGATCCGGAGGCGCTATCTGGGCGACCAAGACCTCGGCGACCTCTCGAGCGTTGCCAATCCCGAAGCCATCGAGGCGATCGCCAGGGCGCGATGA
- a CDS encoding type II toxin-antitoxin system VapC family toxin: protein MKILLDTHVWLWWQMAPDRLGVGAREAIGSMDNEVHLSAVSSWEMAIKIVAGKLQLPRPLAEMVPESLLQDGFINLPIQPAHCFALHTLPMHHRDPFDRMLVAQAGTEDCTLVTADQQLARYPAAVLRAG, encoded by the coding sequence ATGAAGATACTGCTCGATACCCATGTCTGGCTGTGGTGGCAGATGGCTCCCGATCGTCTGGGCGTTGGCGCGCGTGAAGCCATCGGCTCGATGGACAACGAGGTCCACCTTTCCGCCGTGTCGAGCTGGGAGATGGCTATCAAGATCGTGGCTGGAAAGCTGCAACTGCCAAGACCGCTCGCGGAAATGGTGCCGGAGTCCTTGCTTCAGGACGGCTTCATAAACCTACCGATTCAGCCGGCTCATTGCTTTGCGCTGCATACCCTGCCCATGCACCACCGGGATCCGTTCGATCGCATGCTTGTGGCGCAAGCTGGCACGGAAGACTGTACGCTCGTCACTGCGGACCAACAGTTGGCACGCTATCCGGCCGCCGTCTTGCGAGCCGGCTGA
- the speE gene encoding polyamine aminopropyltransferase, with protein sequence MPLWYDEVFEGNARFGLKVGKTLYSERSAFQTIEIFETERFGRTLALDGIYQTSEADEFYYHEMLVQPALVTAPAIRRVLLIGGGDGGSAREILRHPEVEQLVMVELDSMVVEASRRYLPTIGSAWEDPRLEVRFEDGIAYAAACNEPFDVILIDGPDPLGPAVGLFESSFYTDCERLLGEHGVLAQQTESPVFMPRDFYRIVRTLRDVFVCADPYFGPVPVYASSLWSYTYASSGLDPKAINTARAERIEPHMRYYTTEIHRAAFALPREIQKKLDAGQSRVSA encoded by the coding sequence ATGCCGCTGTGGTACGACGAGGTATTCGAGGGCAACGCACGCTTCGGTCTGAAGGTCGGTAAGACCCTCTACAGCGAACGCAGCGCTTTCCAGACGATCGAGATCTTCGAGACCGAGCGCTTCGGCCGGACGCTCGCGCTCGACGGCATCTACCAGACCAGCGAGGCGGACGAGTTCTACTACCACGAGATGCTCGTGCAGCCCGCGCTGGTCACGGCGCCCGCGATTCGGCGCGTGCTGCTCATAGGGGGCGGCGACGGTGGTTCCGCGCGCGAGATCCTGCGTCATCCCGAGGTCGAGCAGCTGGTGATGGTGGAGCTCGACAGCATGGTGGTCGAAGCGAGCCGGAGGTATTTGCCGACCATCGGCAGCGCGTGGGAAGACCCAAGGCTCGAGGTCCGGTTCGAAGACGGCATCGCCTACGCGGCGGCATGCAACGAGCCGTTCGACGTCATCCTCATCGATGGGCCAGATCCGCTGGGGCCGGCGGTCGGACTGTTCGAAAGCTCGTTCTACACCGACTGCGAGCGCTTGCTGGGCGAGCACGGTGTGTTGGCCCAGCAGACCGAGTCGCCCGTGTTCATGCCGCGCGATTTCTACCGGATAGTGCGCACGCTGCGCGACGTGTTCGTGTGCGCGGACCCCTACTTCGGTCCAGTGCCGGTCTATGCAAGCTCGCTCTGGAGCTACACGTACGCGAGCTCTGGCTTGGATCCCAAGGCGATCAACACCGCTCGCGCCGAGCGCATCGAGCCCCACATGCGCTACTATACGACCGAGATCCACCGAGCCGCCTTCGCGTTGCCCCGCGAGATTCAGAAGAAGCTGGACGCAGGCCAGTCGCGTGTTTCAGCGTAA
- the arsS gene encoding arsenosugar biosynthesis radical SAM protein ArsS (Some members of this family are selenoproteins.) encodes MASPASVHLPVMARESPRPKAAFEQELGQHGMASLSRSALTTVQINVGKRCNQACHHCHVDAGPARVESMGRDVAERVVRLVARAPSVDLVDITGGAPELNPHFRWLVRTLRGHGVQVMDRCNLTILFEPGMQDLPAFLADHQVAVTASLPCYGPGNVDKQRGKGVFDRSIRALRILNQHGYGLAGTSLPLDLVYNPLGASLPPPQVALESRYREVLRAEHGIEFNRLLTLTNMPIQRFARSLERQGQYDAYMSLLVNHFNPATIEHLMCRTLLSVGYNGRLYDCDFNQMLEIALGAPRRDRATPTTVWELDSLQDLAGQRVATAEHCFGCTAGAGSSCGGALQ; translated from the coding sequence ATGGCCTCACCTGCTAGCGTTCATCTACCCGTGATGGCTCGCGAGAGCCCGAGGCCCAAGGCCGCCTTCGAACAGGAGCTGGGGCAGCACGGCATGGCAAGCCTCAGCCGGAGCGCCTTGACCACGGTGCAGATCAACGTGGGTAAGCGCTGCAATCAGGCCTGTCACCACTGCCACGTGGACGCCGGCCCGGCACGGGTCGAGAGCATGGGTCGGGATGTGGCGGAGCGCGTGGTCCGCCTGGTGGCTCGGGCACCCAGCGTCGACCTCGTGGACATAACGGGCGGAGCACCCGAGCTCAATCCCCACTTTCGTTGGCTGGTGCGCACACTGCGCGGTCATGGCGTACAGGTCATGGATCGCTGCAACCTGACCATCCTGTTCGAGCCCGGCATGCAGGACCTGCCGGCTTTTTTGGCAGACCACCAGGTGGCAGTGACGGCGAGCCTGCCCTGCTACGGTCCCGGCAACGTCGACAAGCAGCGGGGCAAAGGCGTGTTTGATCGCAGCATTCGCGCCCTGCGCATCCTGAACCAGCACGGCTACGGGCTGGCAGGCACCTCGCTTCCGTTGGACTTGGTCTACAATCCGCTGGGAGCCTCGTTGCCACCACCCCAGGTCGCACTTGAAAGCCGCTATCGCGAGGTCTTGCGCGCCGAGCACGGGATCGAGTTCAATCGCCTGCTCACGCTCACCAACATGCCCATCCAGCGCTTCGCTCGAAGCCTCGAACGGCAGGGTCAATACGACGCCTACATGAGCCTGCTCGTCAACCATTTCAACCCCGCGACCATCGAGCACCTCATGTGTCGCACCCTGCTGAGCGTCGGCTACAACGGCCGGCTTTACGATTGCGACTTCAACCAGATGCTCGAGATCGCACTGGGTGCGCCTCGCCGCGACCGCGCAACCCCCACAACGGTTTGGGAATTGGACAGCCTGCAGGACCTGGCTGGCCAACGAGTCGCCACCGCAGAGCACTGCTTTGGCTGCACTGCGGGCGCGGGCTCGAGCTGTGGCGGGGCGCTTCAATGA
- a CDS encoding MFS transporter, producing MRLDPKQVAAFALYDFANSAYSAVIVATVFAVYYAQSVVGNETGEGDLWWGRVMSVSVLFVALSSPALGSVADRARIRKRMMLAYTCLCIGAVAALSSVGPGDVLWGFCLAVLANIGFEGALVYYNAYLPDLAPEERRGFVSGVGFALGYAGSLIGLLIALPLVQRGMFELTWLSVAAFFALFSLPAWRWLPADAPGGQHVAKAALDGFRRLRATTREVLRSKPLRRFLFAYFFYIDGVLTVIYFAAIFATKTLRFEQGELMLLFMVVQISALLGSLALAKPTDRWGAKRVIGLTLVLWTLIVAGAAAVESKPTFFAMAALAGSGLGAVQAASRSLMSSMIPRGREAELFGFYAFCGKSSSVLGPLVFGQVSYLSGGNQRLAVLCIGAFFVVGGLLLRRVPSPAASGRVPYVGAS from the coding sequence GTGCGGCTCGACCCCAAGCAGGTGGCGGCGTTCGCGCTCTACGACTTCGCCAACTCCGCCTACTCGGCGGTGATCGTCGCCACAGTATTCGCCGTGTACTACGCTCAGAGTGTCGTCGGCAACGAAACGGGCGAAGGCGACCTGTGGTGGGGCCGCGTCATGTCCGTTTCGGTGCTGTTCGTGGCGCTTTCGTCGCCCGCGTTGGGCTCGGTCGCGGACCGCGCCAGGATACGCAAGCGCATGATGCTCGCTTACACCTGTTTGTGCATCGGCGCAGTGGCGGCATTGTCGAGCGTGGGCCCCGGCGACGTACTGTGGGGCTTTTGCCTGGCGGTGCTCGCCAACATCGGCTTCGAGGGAGCGCTCGTCTACTACAACGCTTACCTTCCCGACCTGGCGCCTGAGGAGCGCCGCGGCTTCGTCTCGGGCGTCGGGTTCGCGCTTGGCTACGCCGGATCGCTGATCGGGCTGCTGATCGCCCTGCCGTTGGTCCAACGCGGCATGTTCGAGCTGACCTGGCTCAGCGTCGCGGCTTTCTTCGCGCTTTTTTCGCTGCCCGCCTGGCGCTGGCTGCCTGCGGACGCCCCCGGCGGGCAGCACGTCGCAAAGGCGGCGCTCGATGGCTTTCGTCGCCTGCGCGCAACGACGCGCGAGGTGCTTCGCTCCAAGCCCCTGCGGCGATTCCTCTTCGCCTACTTCTTCTACATCGACGGCGTGCTGACGGTTATCTACTTTGCAGCAATTTTCGCCACCAAGACGCTTCGCTTCGAGCAAGGCGAGCTCATGCTGCTCTTCATGGTGGTGCAGATCTCGGCCCTGCTGGGCTCGCTCGCACTCGCCAAGCCCACCGATCGCTGGGGCGCCAAACGCGTCATCGGGCTGACCCTGGTCCTTTGGACCCTGATCGTGGCCGGCGCGGCAGCCGTGGAGTCGAAGCCGACGTTCTTCGCCATGGCCGCGCTGGCAGGCTCTGGGCTAGGCGCGGTGCAGGCAGCGAGCCGCAGCCTGATGTCGAGCATGATTCCCCGCGGCCGGGAGGCCGAGCTGTTCGGCTTCTACGCCTTTTGCGGCAAATCGTCGTCCGTGCTCGGACCGCTGGTCTTCGGTCAGGTCTCCTACCTGAGCGGCGGAAACCAGCGCCTGGCAGTGCTGTGCATCGGGGCGTTCTTCGTGGTCGGAGGACTGCTGCTGCGGCGGGTGCCCTCGCCGGCAGCATCCGGGCGCGTCCCGTACGTTGGTGCCTCGTGA
- a CDS encoding type II toxin-antitoxin system Phd/YefM family antitoxin — MQVNIHEAKSHLSRLLARVAQGEEVVIARSGRPIARLVPIEAARQRVAGRYAGEGYVADDFDAPLRDFEDEFYAS; from the coding sequence GTGCAAGTCAATATTCATGAAGCCAAGAGCCATCTGTCTCGCCTTCTGGCGCGTGTAGCGCAGGGTGAGGAGGTCGTGATCGCACGCTCGGGCCGACCCATCGCTCGACTGGTTCCCATCGAAGCAGCCCGGCAGCGGGTTGCGGGCCGTTACGCCGGTGAGGGTTATGTCGCGGATGACTTCGATGCGCCTCTGCGAGATTTCGAAGACGAGTTCTACGCATCTTGA
- the speD gene encoding adenosylmethionine decarboxylase yields the protein MDTRGRHLLAEYTGCEAGLLDSVERVEALMRRAAEASRATVVASVFHPFSPQGVSGVVVIEESHLSIHTWPEYGYAAVDFFTCGECSPEQAHEVLKRGLGAREVELMLVDRGRCSVGGRMDVRYHVRPRQDLGAPPKSLRRPRSTTAAHAQS from the coding sequence TTGGACACACGCGGACGGCACCTGTTGGCCGAATACACCGGTTGCGAGGCGGGCCTGTTGGACAGTGTGGAACGGGTCGAAGCCCTGATGCGCAGAGCGGCGGAGGCCTCCAGGGCTACGGTCGTGGCCTCGGTGTTTCACCCGTTCTCCCCCCAGGGAGTGAGCGGCGTGGTCGTCATCGAAGAGTCCCACCTGTCGATTCACACCTGGCCCGAATACGGCTACGCCGCCGTGGACTTTTTCACGTGCGGGGAGTGCTCACCCGAGCAAGCCCACGAAGTGCTCAAACGCGGCCTGGGAGCCCGTGAAGTGGAACTGATGCTGGTGGACCGTGGGCGTTGCAGTGTCGGGGGCCGCATGGATGTGCGCTACCACGTGCGGCCCAGGCAAGACCTGGGGGCGCCGCCCAAGTCGCTGCGCCGGCCGCGGAGCACCACCGCCGCGCACGCGCAGTCTTAG
- a CDS encoding DNRLRE domain-containing protein, with protein sequence MALVGMLRAGDTWTGRRPRARSLPVHTAVRCRAAAIRAGAAVILAVWPAGCGDAASTARPSPGGGLAGTSGTQSGPLAAGSGGFAAGGSVCPAGKADCDRVSLNGCEIDLLADPGHCGECGAACDPGEGCDNGHCVGRPQVCQPGHADCDGDRSNGCEADLANSNEHCGQCDLACPPDHGCRAGVCMFQAPVCAPGWADCDGSRANGCEADTQNDARHCGRCQQACAPGQQCSAGLCVLQPLSCPPGWADCDGDRNNQCETNIQSDTRHCGNCGTVCLAGQLCSTGRCTAQPILCTDGYANCDGNPANHCEVALARDPAHCGSCGIPCAPDALCYDGSCLPVMCPPGLANCDGDRICEANVWMDPAHCGGCGTVCAPSQRCQMGTCTDNPLVCEANTANCDLVWANGCETDLANNPEHCGACMRQCGATPPGIAICDRGRCGLELTLALADAFVQESQPGSAQGLAPAIEVRSTPANRRVGLLMPVDLARIPPGSEILSATIELYCFDTGSTVRAHPLTAPWQEASVTWASQPSYEPTAIAGFVPRIGLNHFGGPGLLDLVRDWMSSPSSAHGVALVADASNNSRYRSTQYSNANRRPRLIVEFVPP encoded by the coding sequence ATGGCCTTGGTGGGCATGCTGCGCGCTGGAGACACCTGGACCGGTCGTCGTCCGCGCGCGCGTTCCCTGCCCGTGCACACCGCGGTTCGCTGCAGGGCTGCCGCGATTCGCGCTGGAGCAGCCGTGATCTTGGCCGTATGGCCGGCCGGCTGCGGGGACGCCGCCAGCACGGCTCGACCGTCTCCGGGCGGTGGGCTGGCGGGGACCTCGGGCACGCAGTCGGGCCCGCTTGCCGCTGGATCGGGAGGCTTCGCCGCCGGCGGCAGCGTCTGCCCTGCCGGCAAGGCAGATTGCGACCGCGTCTCGCTCAACGGTTGCGAAATCGACCTGCTGGCCGATCCTGGCCACTGCGGGGAGTGCGGTGCGGCATGCGATCCGGGCGAGGGCTGCGACAACGGGCACTGCGTCGGCCGGCCCCAGGTGTGCCAGCCCGGCCATGCGGACTGCGACGGCGATCGGAGCAACGGCTGCGAGGCCGATTTGGCCAACAGCAACGAGCACTGCGGCCAGTGCGATCTCGCCTGCCCGCCCGATCACGGCTGTCGCGCGGGCGTGTGCATGTTCCAGGCGCCGGTGTGCGCTCCGGGCTGGGCCGATTGCGATGGCAGCCGCGCCAACGGTTGCGAAGCAGACACCCAAAACGACGCCAGGCATTGCGGTCGCTGCCAGCAAGCATGTGCGCCGGGCCAGCAGTGTTCCGCTGGCCTGTGCGTGCTGCAGCCCTTGTCCTGCCCCCCGGGTTGGGCCGACTGCGACGGCGACCGCAACAACCAGTGCGAAACCAACATCCAGAGCGATACCAGGCACTGCGGCAACTGCGGTACGGTGTGCCTTGCCGGTCAGCTTTGCAGCACGGGTCGCTGTACCGCCCAGCCGATCTTGTGTACGGACGGGTACGCCAACTGCGACGGCAATCCCGCCAACCATTGCGAGGTCGCCTTGGCACGGGATCCAGCGCATTGCGGCTCGTGCGGGATCCCGTGCGCGCCCGATGCGCTGTGTTACGACGGATCCTGCCTGCCGGTCATGTGTCCCCCTGGACTGGCCAACTGCGATGGAGATCGCATCTGTGAAGCCAATGTGTGGATGGATCCGGCTCACTGCGGCGGCTGCGGCACGGTTTGCGCACCGAGCCAACGCTGTCAGATGGGCACCTGCACCGACAACCCGCTCGTGTGCGAGGCAAACACCGCGAACTGCGATCTCGTTTGGGCCAACGGTTGCGAAACCGATCTCGCCAACAACCCGGAGCATTGTGGAGCTTGCATGCGCCAGTGCGGTGCAACCCCACCCGGCATCGCCATCTGCGACAGGGGTCGCTGCGGGCTCGAGCTTACGCTTGCTCTCGCGGACGCATTTGTTCAAGAGAGCCAGCCCGGCTCGGCCCAGGGGCTCGCGCCAGCCATCGAGGTACGAAGCACGCCCGCCAACCGCAGGGTGGGGCTGCTCATGCCCGTGGATCTCGCGAGGATACCTCCGGGCTCGGAGATCCTAAGCGCGACGATCGAGCTCTATTGCTTCGACACCGGGAGCACGGTCCGCGCGCACCCGCTGACGGCGCCCTGGCAGGAAGCCAGCGTCACGTGGGCGAGCCAGCCCAGCTACGAACCCACGGCCATTGCGGGCTTCGTTCCGCGCATCGGTCTGAACCACTTCGGCGGACCCGGGTTGCTCGACCTCGTTCGGGACTGGATGAGCAGCCCCAGCTCGGCCCATGGCGTCGCCCTGGTTGCCGACGCGAGCAACAACTCGCGCTATCGCAGCACTCAGTACTCGAACGCAAACCGGCGGCCCAGGCTGATCGTCGAGTTCGTACCCCCCTAG
- a CDS encoding glycosyltransferase family 2 protein: MKLVVQIPCYNEADSLARVIAEIPAEIAGIDTVSVLVIDDGSSDATSQVARDAGAEVVRHSTNRGLAQAFVTGIEAALQMEADIIVNTDGDHQYPGEYIPALVSPLVRGRADLVIGNRQPARDPNVPARKKFFYRVGNTVVRSVTGVDIHDAPSGFRAMSRDFALRVFLTNPFSYTIETIFSAAEARCLVLEIPIRPNRPRRPSRLFGSLSEYITRSAQIIVQGYSMHKPLRAFAWLSLPFLLLGVAIAARFLYYFVQDPSRSGHIQSLILAAVAVVVGAQIFIFGMLGSLVRTNRLLLQDIRLRMRRLELEKGRPPRPEAGDDTSPTVVVEPESER, encoded by the coding sequence ATGAAGCTCGTGGTCCAGATCCCCTGCTACAACGAGGCGGATTCCCTCGCCCGGGTGATCGCCGAGATCCCGGCCGAGATCGCCGGCATCGACACTGTCAGCGTGCTGGTCATCGACGACGGCTCGAGCGACGCCACCTCCCAGGTCGCTCGCGATGCCGGGGCCGAGGTGGTGCGCCATTCGACCAACCGCGGCCTGGCGCAGGCGTTTGTGACCGGGATCGAAGCGGCCCTGCAGATGGAGGCCGACATCATCGTCAACACCGACGGCGACCACCAGTATCCAGGTGAGTACATCCCAGCCCTGGTGTCGCCGCTTGTCCGGGGCCGAGCCGACCTGGTAATCGGCAACCGGCAACCCGCCCGCGATCCAAACGTGCCGGCGCGCAAGAAGTTCTTCTACCGCGTGGGCAACACCGTGGTGCGCAGTGTCACCGGTGTCGACATCCACGACGCCCCGAGCGGCTTTCGCGCCATGTCTCGCGATTTCGCCTTGCGGGTGTTTCTGACGAACCCGTTCTCGTACACCATCGAAACGATCTTCAGCGCTGCCGAGGCACGCTGCCTGGTGCTGGAGATACCCATCCGTCCCAATCGGCCGCGCCGTCCGAGCCGGCTCTTTGGGAGCCTGTCCGAGTACATCACCCGTTCAGCGCAAATCATCGTGCAGGGCTACTCCATGCACAAGCCCCTGCGCGCTTTTGCATGGCTCTCGCTACCGTTCCTGTTGCTGGGCGTCGCGATCGCGGCCCGCTTCTTGTATTATTTTGTCCAAGATCCTTCCCGCAGCGGGCACATCCAATCGCTGATTCTCGCCGCGGTCGCCGTGGTGGTGGGCGCACAGATTTTCATCTTCGGCATGCTCGGAAGCCTGGTGCGCACCAATCGTCTCCTGCTCCAAGACATCCGGCTGCGCATGCGCCGCCTCGAGCTCGAAAAGGGCCGACCACCCCGCCCTGAGGCGGGCGACGACACGAGCCCGACCGTGGTAGTCGAGCCTGAGAGCGAACGCTAG